The following coding sequences are from one Myxococcus stipitatus window:
- a CDS encoding metallophosphoesterase family protein: MRVAILADIHGNLPACEAVLEDIARSVAPDYIVAAGDLALRGAHPRETVDLLFDRCDSVLMGNTDCYLAGNYLGGAYRERDHWKTELLRWTRDQLGEAHLKSLGSLPFSVRYTPRKGQDLFVCHANPRNLEESLDPTLDDVAVRRFFAHLDAAACAFGHLHFPYRRRVGRMLIADVASAGIPRDGDLRPAYGVFTFTPKGWRVQIRRVRYPVRKATQALTARRVPGGPLLIHKLVEARYRHHHALMEAARRHSGLPPPGPVLRPPPGAVARTAAVPLDHRPPTEVDPTHLPTDLDGTVTDATPLPLDVLNDLDG; the protein is encoded by the coding sequence ATGCGGGTCGCCATCCTCGCGGACATCCACGGCAACCTCCCCGCCTGCGAGGCCGTCCTCGAGGACATCGCCCGCTCCGTGGCGCCCGACTACATCGTGGCCGCGGGCGACCTGGCGCTGCGTGGCGCCCACCCTCGCGAGACGGTGGACCTGCTGTTCGACCGCTGCGACTCCGTGCTGATGGGCAACACGGACTGCTACCTGGCCGGCAACTACCTGGGCGGGGCCTACCGGGAGCGGGACCACTGGAAGACGGAGCTGTTGCGCTGGACGCGGGATCAGCTGGGCGAGGCCCACCTGAAGAGCCTGGGCAGCCTGCCCTTCTCCGTGCGGTACACGCCGCGCAAGGGGCAGGACCTCTTCGTCTGCCACGCCAACCCGCGCAACCTCGAGGAGTCGCTGGACCCCACGCTGGATGACGTCGCGGTGCGCCGCTTCTTCGCGCACCTGGACGCGGCGGCGTGCGCCTTCGGACACCTGCACTTCCCCTACCGCCGGCGCGTGGGCCGCATGCTCATCGCCGACGTGGCCAGCGCCGGCATCCCCCGCGACGGCGACCTGCGGCCCGCCTACGGCGTCTTCACCTTCACCCCCAAGGGCTGGCGGGTGCAGATCCGCCGCGTGCGCTACCCGGTGCGCAAGGCCACCCAGGCGCTCACCGCGCGCCGCGTGCCTGGCGGCCCGCTGCTCATCCACAAGCTGGTGGAGGCGCGCTACCGCCACCACCACGCGCTCATGGAAGCCGCGCGGCGCCACTCCGGCCTGCCGCCCCCGGGCCCCGTGCTGCGTCCGCCCCCGGGCGCGGTGGCCCGCACCGCCGCGGTGCCGCTCGACCACCGGCCGCCCACGGAGGTCGACCCCACCCACCTGCCCACGGACCTCGACGGCACGGTGACGGACGCCACGCCGCTGCCGCTCGACGTCCTCAACGACCTGGACGGCTGA